One Alkalispirochaeta americana DNA window includes the following coding sequences:
- a CDS encoding YicC/YloC family endoribonuclease: MKSMTGYATVERHSRERSCSVEVRSVNNRYLEVYTSLPAYLSFLEPNIKALVSSVAARGKVEVAVRLQEHDQKLQVRVDPRAVEAARSALEEIRNRAGLSREPSYADILAFEGVVHTERSFDQDDAAREVVSVLEETLDRWNETRRSEGSATATDMARHLERVSRCAEIFERHAGEVEQVIFQTVRDKFRDVLGDEAEEQRIYAETAALILRHSTSEEISRLHSHIRTFRELLDGNGPQGKRLDFICQEMNREINTTGSKTILSVVQTAVVEAKDAVEALREQIRNVE, translated from the coding sequence ATGAAGAGCATGACAGGCTACGCAACGGTGGAACGTCACAGCCGGGAACGGTCCTGTTCGGTGGAGGTTCGGAGCGTAAATAATCGCTACCTTGAAGTATACACTTCCCTTCCTGCCTACCTCTCCTTTCTGGAACCAAATATAAAGGCCCTGGTAAGTAGCGTTGCGGCCCGGGGCAAGGTGGAGGTGGCGGTGCGTCTCCAGGAGCATGATCAGAAGCTTCAGGTCCGTGTCGATCCCCGCGCCGTTGAGGCGGCCCGTTCTGCCCTGGAAGAAATCCGGAACAGGGCGGGGCTTTCTCGGGAGCCTTCATACGCTGACATCCTTGCTTTTGAGGGCGTTGTCCATACCGAGCGTTCCTTTGACCAGGATGATGCGGCCCGGGAGGTTGTATCTGTCCTTGAGGAGACGCTGGATCGATGGAACGAGACCCGTCGCAGTGAGGGATCTGCCACAGCAACAGATATGGCCAGGCACCTGGAGCGGGTATCGCGGTGCGCTGAAATTTTTGAACGCCATGCCGGTGAGGTGGAACAGGTGATCTTTCAAACCGTGCGTGACAAGTTTCGTGACGTTCTGGGTGACGAGGCAGAGGAGCAGCGGATCTATGCCGAGACGGCAGCTCTGATCCTTCGTCACTCCACAAGCGAGGAAATTTCCCGTCTTCACAGCCACATCAGGACCTTCCGGGAGCTCCTGGATGGGAACGGGCCCCAAGGTAAACGTCTGGACTTTATCTGTCAGGAGATGAACCGCGAAATTAACACCACGGGAAGCAAGACAATCCTCTCGGTGGTTCAGACCGCTGTGGTGGAAGCAAAGGACGCCGTGGAGGCTTTGAGAGAGCAGATCCGTAATGTTGAATAA
- the murC gene encoding UDP-N-acetylmuramate--L-alanine ligase, which yields MMHSDPISVAEARVVHLTGIKGTGVAALAEVLVSGGASVSGSDGPDTFYTDELLKKIGVTPRVGFSPDHVPPDAEVLVYSAAYGPENPERQEARRRGISQFSYAEALGALSQGRLSLGVGGVHGKTSTTAMLGAMVARTDLPATVVVGSAVPSFGGSATLLQGRDLLIAETCEYRRHFLSFAPDVAIVTSVEADHQDYFPLLEDMIEAFVEYTLRISSGGTLVYCADDAGACEVARRASIQRGDLTLLPYGFSAEGAWRCTVQNQGQGVQRFILGDGEPEKSSPGGQLDDAHDARNQESDLLRLFRNQPWELPLPGVHMVANATGAICALRELLRLRQVSSGDLARMIPSWRAGLADFRGTRRRSEVVARLGGVTIIDDYAHHPTAIEATLEGLRAFYPLSRLVVVFMSHTYSRTAALLDRFARAFSGAHQVILNDIYASAREENETGITGERLFQEVSRCHPQVIYEPDFEKVARYLLKTLCPGDVLVTMGAGDNFRIGRRVEELLRERGDSETERP from the coding sequence ATGATGCATTCTGACCCGATATCTGTAGCAGAGGCTCGTGTGGTGCACCTGACGGGGATCAAGGGAACCGGCGTGGCTGCACTTGCCGAAGTTCTTGTCAGTGGGGGGGCCTCTGTTTCTGGCAGCGACGGTCCCGATACGTTCTATACCGATGAGCTTCTGAAGAAGATCGGGGTGACTCCCCGGGTGGGTTTTTCTCCAGATCATGTTCCTCCCGATGCGGAGGTGCTGGTCTATTCGGCGGCCTATGGCCCTGAAAATCCCGAGCGCCAGGAGGCCCGGCGCCGGGGAATCTCCCAGTTCAGCTACGCCGAGGCTCTGGGGGCTCTCTCGCAGGGACGTCTGAGCCTTGGGGTCGGCGGGGTCCACGGCAAAACCTCCACCACGGCGATGCTGGGGGCCATGGTAGCCCGCACGGATCTTCCCGCCACCGTTGTGGTAGGGAGCGCTGTGCCATCCTTTGGCGGGTCTGCAACGCTGCTTCAAGGCCGGGACCTCCTGATCGCCGAAACCTGCGAGTATCGTCGCCATTTTCTCTCGTTCGCTCCCGATGTGGCGATTGTGACCAGTGTGGAGGCTGATCACCAGGATTATTTTCCCCTTCTGGAAGATATGATCGAAGCTTTTGTGGAATACACCCTGAGGATTTCGTCAGGAGGAACCCTGGTCTACTGTGCCGACGATGCCGGAGCCTGCGAGGTGGCCCGCCGGGCATCGATCCAGCGGGGTGATCTGACGCTTCTTCCCTACGGGTTCTCTGCCGAGGGAGCGTGGCGCTGCACCGTGCAGAATCAGGGCCAGGGAGTTCAGCGGTTCATCCTTGGTGATGGAGAACCGGAGAAATCTTCCCCGGGAGGGCAGCTCGACGATGCTCATGACGCGAGGAACCAGGAGAGTGACCTCTTGAGGCTCTTCAGGAATCAACCCTGGGAGTTGCCGCTTCCGGGAGTGCATATGGTGGCGAATGCAACGGGGGCTATCTGTGCTCTCCGGGAACTGTTGCGGCTGCGGCAGGTTTCTTCCGGGGATCTTGCCCGAATGATTCCTTCCTGGCGGGCAGGGCTGGCCGATTTTCGGGGAACCCGGCGCCGCAGCGAGGTGGTGGCTCGCCTGGGGGGAGTGACGATCATCGATGATTACGCTCATCATCCCACGGCGATAGAAGCCACCCTGGAAGGGCTTCGGGCCTTTTATCCCTTGTCACGGCTGGTGGTGGTCTTTATGTCCCACACCTACTCTCGCACTGCGGCATTGCTGGACAGGTTTGCAAGGGCCTTCTCCGGGGCCCATCAGGTTATTCTGAACGATATCTATGCCTCGGCTCGCGAGGAAAACGAAACGGGAATCACCGGAGAACGGCTTTTTCAGGAAGTTTCCCGATGCCATCCCCAGGTGATCTATGAGCCCGATTTCGAAAAGGTTGCCCGGTACCTGCTGAAGACGTTGTGTCCAGGGGATGTGCTGGTTACCATGGGAGCCGGTGATAATTTCCGCATTGGAAGGCGGGTAGAAGAATTGCTCCGGGAGCGCGGGGATTCGGAGACGGAAAGACCATGA
- the rnhA gene encoding ribonuclease HI, translating to MEKIVIYTDGGCHGNPGPGGWAYYMTIDGGEVVSFDSGYDPATTNNRMELTAVIQGLEDYKTRGEFQSCLVRTDSQYVRQGITDWIHRWRRNGWRTAAKQPVKNVDLWQKLDALNGEVSPQWEWVKGHAGDHYNESCDELVQKAILGKGQA from the coding sequence ATGGAGAAAATTGTTATTTATACCGACGGAGGATGTCACGGGAATCCCGGGCCTGGTGGGTGGGCCTACTACATGACAATCGACGGGGGCGAGGTGGTCTCCTTCGATTCCGGGTATGATCCGGCTACGACAAATAACCGCATGGAGCTGACGGCGGTCATACAGGGGCTTGAAGATTACAAAACCCGTGGAGAGTTCCAGAGCTGTCTCGTGCGTACTGACAGCCAGTATGTACGCCAGGGCATCACCGACTGGATTCATCGGTGGCGCAGGAACGGCTGGCGCACGGCTGCAAAGCAACCTGTGAAGAATGTCGATCTCTGGCAAAAGCTGGATGCCCTGAACGGGGAGGTCTCCCCCCAATGGGAGTGGGTCAAGGGGCACGCCGGCGACCACTACAACGAATCCTGTGACGAGCTCGTCCAGAAAGCTATCCTTGGCAAGGGACAAGCGTGA
- a CDS encoding restriction endonuclease subunit S, with translation MEISTHTQLSDESAWSPLSHHAQVLRAPLFKSESTQGSHIFHVISIMDFPPAGYLPEPARTVSLPTGAERARQYTVKPYDVLITAVGTIGQITIVPEKCPDNWIPATNMFVVRFRENQKDKGRAYYGLMKSDFGARILQELSHGSSIKLISKKAFSRVPLPPCTDDLLAYFITLWEQQEDLYTRSQKLLQEALQVYQAVPELARKGA, from the coding sequence ATGGAAATTTCTACACACACCCAATTATCTGATGAATCGGCCTGGTCCCCCCTCTCGCATCATGCCCAGGTATTGCGAGCACCTCTTTTCAAGTCGGAATCAACCCAGGGGAGTCATATCTTTCACGTAATATCGATCATGGATTTTCCTCCTGCAGGCTACCTGCCCGAACCGGCACGGACCGTGTCCTTGCCCACCGGGGCAGAACGCGCCCGGCAGTATACCGTAAAGCCCTATGATGTGCTGATTACTGCCGTAGGAACAATCGGACAGATTACTATCGTGCCCGAGAAGTGTCCTGATAACTGGATACCTGCCACCAATATGTTTGTGGTGCGTTTCCGGGAGAACCAGAAAGACAAGGGCCGCGCCTACTACGGACTCATGAAAAGCGACTTTGGAGCCAGGATTTTGCAAGAGCTCTCCCACGGAAGCAGCATAAAACTCATCTCAAAGAAAGCCTTCTCCCGAGTCCCGCTGCCTCCCTGCACGGACGACCTCCTGGCCTACTTCATCACTCTCTGGGAACAACAGGAAGACCTCTACACGCGGAGCCAGAAGCTTCTCCAAGAGGCACTGCAAGTCTACCAGGCCGTCCCGGAGCTGGCAAGAAAGGGCGCTTAG
- a CDS encoding secondary thiamine-phosphate synthase enzyme YjbQ produces MRIVQDFVTLKPRPRGFHIITHEVERGISGLSPVRQGLAQVMILHTSAGLTLNENADPDVRYDFSGIFDRLVPEGHPSYIHTLEGSDDMPAHAKSSLVGSSVTIPVREGAFVLGTWQGIYLCEFRDHGGPRRLVVTVLGE; encoded by the coding sequence ATGCGAATAGTGCAGGATTTTGTCACCCTGAAACCTCGTCCCCGGGGGTTCCATATAATCACCCATGAGGTGGAGAGGGGAATCTCCGGGCTCTCTCCGGTTCGCCAGGGGCTTGCCCAGGTGATGATCCTTCATACCAGCGCCGGGCTGACCCTGAACGAAAATGCCGATCCCGATGTGCGATACGATTTCTCTGGCATTTTTGATCGGCTGGTGCCGGAAGGCCATCCTTCCTATATCCATACTCTGGAAGGCTCTGATGATATGCCGGCCCACGCCAAATCTTCTTTGGTTGGGTCCAGTGTGACGATTCCCGTGCGGGAAGGGGCCTTTGTCCTGGGTACGTGGCAGGGAATATATCTCTGCGAATTTCGTGATCACGGAGGACCGCGCCGCCTGGTGGTGACTGTGCTGGGGGAATAG
- a CDS encoding S1C family serine protease, translating to MNGRKRFLYPVLLLAALYGGWLLGSSGAGGTLREKPVSPSLGESSFEEPRRRELPPLEVSQEEHDAITVYESRNESVVNVNTETVVYNWFLEAVPQEGSSGSGSIIDSRGFVLTNDHVVEGASRVFVTMADGSRLEGEVTGRDPENDLAVIRFDPEGRELEPIPLGDSSSLRIGQTVLAIGNPFGLDRTLTAGVVSGLGRPLRARNNLVIRDMIQTDASINPGNSGGPLLNRQGEMVGVNTAIFSPSGGSVGIGFAVPVSTVRRVVPDLIAHGQVRRGWIDIEPRQLFPQLVQYAGLPVNQGVLIHGIVPGGNAQEAGLQGGSRNRGVRYGRTVIYLGGDIIVGIDEIPVTTLANLYEALEDKRPGDTVQVRYYRGREVHETTVVLSERPRQYSWD from the coding sequence ATGAACGGAAGAAAGAGGTTTCTCTATCCGGTGCTGCTTCTGGCGGCCCTCTATGGCGGATGGCTTCTCGGGAGCAGTGGAGCTGGAGGAACTCTCCGGGAAAAGCCGGTGTCTCCGTCCTTGGGAGAGTCCTCCTTCGAGGAGCCCCGGCGTAGAGAATTGCCCCCCCTGGAGGTCTCCCAGGAGGAGCACGACGCGATCACCGTCTACGAGTCGCGAAACGAATCGGTGGTGAACGTCAACACCGAGACGGTGGTGTATAACTGGTTTCTCGAAGCCGTTCCCCAGGAGGGTTCGAGCGGGTCCGGATCGATCATAGATTCCAGAGGATTTGTTCTTACCAACGATCATGTCGTTGAAGGAGCTTCCAGGGTTTTTGTCACGATGGCCGACGGTTCCCGCCTGGAGGGAGAAGTGACGGGGCGAGACCCGGAGAACGATCTGGCGGTGATCCGTTTTGATCCCGAAGGAAGAGAGTTGGAGCCCATACCCCTTGGAGACTCCTCGTCGCTTCGGATCGGACAGACCGTGTTGGCCATAGGGAACCCCTTCGGGCTTGACCGTACACTCACCGCCGGTGTAGTCAGTGGTCTGGGGCGACCCCTGCGCGCCCGGAATAACCTGGTGATTCGCGATATGATTCAGACCGACGCGTCCATTAATCCCGGCAACTCCGGAGGGCCTCTCCTGAACCGGCAGGGTGAGATGGTGGGGGTGAATACGGCGATTTTTTCGCCTAGCGGCGGATCTGTCGGGATCGGTTTTGCCGTTCCTGTTTCCACAGTGCGTCGGGTGGTCCCCGATCTGATCGCCCACGGTCAGGTGCGGCGCGGCTGGATCGATATCGAGCCCCGACAGCTCTTTCCCCAGCTCGTTCAGTATGCGGGGTTGCCTGTGAACCAGGGGGTGCTGATTCACGGGATTGTTCCCGGGGGGAACGCCCAGGAGGCGGGGCTTCAGGGCGGATCCCGTAACCGGGGCGTTCGCTACGGCCGAACAGTCATCTATCTGGGGGGGGATATTATCGTCGGAATCGATGAGATCCCCGTGACAACCCTGGCGAACCTCTACGAGGCCTTGGAGGATAAGCGCCCCGGTGATACTGTACAGGTCCGGTACTACCGGGGCAGAGAGGTCCACGAGACAACGGTCGTCTTGAGCGAGCGGCCCCGGCAATACTCCTGGGATTGA
- a CDS encoding RsmE family RNA methyltransferase, which produces MNLILFPDQQQIYHLVRGDHRYGHIRKILRARPGDTLRVGVVNGPVGEALLVSLDEEGLCLSVNWEGVSGVPLLRSPDPVVLLLGHPRPPVLKRLLRDLTTLGVGEIRVFSSALSETSYQTSSLWKNPEEHLVEGLSQGEQTALPKLSRFPSLEDALSQDNRSPVRGEGRFFGTLNPAGAISPQEFLARSEDVRDLRFCVGPERGLLPREEALLRDQGYRPMTLGPRKLRTETAAVLLAGLAGAATAGL; this is translated from the coding sequence ATGAATCTGATTCTCTTTCCTGACCAGCAGCAAATCTATCACCTGGTCCGCGGAGACCACCGGTACGGACACATCCGGAAAATTCTTCGGGCACGTCCCGGCGATACCCTGCGGGTGGGGGTTGTAAACGGCCCTGTCGGAGAAGCTCTCCTGGTTTCGCTGGATGAAGAGGGGCTCTGCCTTTCGGTGAATTGGGAGGGTGTGTCGGGAGTCCCGCTTCTCCGATCTCCCGACCCGGTGGTTTTGCTTTTGGGGCACCCCCGGCCGCCTGTATTGAAGCGGTTGCTCCGGGATTTGACCACCCTGGGGGTGGGAGAAATCCGCGTTTTCTCAAGCGCTCTCAGCGAAACCTCCTATCAGACCAGTTCCCTCTGGAAAAACCCCGAAGAACATCTTGTGGAGGGGCTTTCCCAGGGTGAACAAACCGCCTTGCCGAAACTTTCCCGGTTTCCTTCTCTGGAGGATGCCCTGAGTCAGGACAATCGCTCGCCCGTCCGGGGAGAGGGGCGGTTTTTCGGCACCCTGAACCCTGCCGGAGCGATTTCTCCCCAAGAGTTTCTGGCCCGGTCGGAGGATGTGAGGGATCTGCGTTTCTGTGTGGGGCCGGAGCGGGGTTTGTTACCCCGGGAGGAGGCCCTCCTGAGGGATCAGGGGTATCGCCCCATGACGCTGGGTCCGCGAAAATTACGGACCGAGACGGCGGCGGTTCTTCTGGCGGGGCTTGCTGGCGCAGCGACGGCCGGACTTTAG
- the cmk gene encoding (d)CMP kinase, giving the protein MKPLRIAISGKSGCGNTTVSRLLAETLQVELVNYTFHTMAEEEGVSFEEMCRRAESDESWDRLLDQRQVERAQAQSCVLASRLAIWLLQEADLKVYLWASPEVRSARIHQREGGDLEAVQAATRERDRRDHARYVRLYNIDIDSWDFADLVVDTEQYKPEEILPLIMEALEHKRSCE; this is encoded by the coding sequence ATGAAACCACTTCGAATCGCCATATCGGGAAAAAGCGGATGCGGAAATACCACCGTGAGCCGTCTCCTGGCGGAGACGCTTCAGGTCGAACTTGTCAATTACACCTTCCACACCATGGCCGAGGAAGAGGGGGTTTCCTTCGAGGAGATGTGTCGCCGGGCCGAGTCGGATGAGTCCTGGGACAGACTGCTGGATCAGCGTCAGGTGGAGCGGGCTCAGGCCCAAAGTTGCGTTCTCGCTTCGCGCCTGGCCATATGGCTCCTGCAGGAGGCTGACCTCAAGGTCTATCTCTGGGCCAGCCCGGAGGTTCGATCCGCCCGAATTCACCAGCGGGAGGGGGGCGATCTTGAGGCGGTTCAGGCTGCAACCCGGGAACGGGATCGGCGTGACCACGCCCGATACGTGAGACTCTACAACATCGATATTGACTCCTGGGATTTTGCCGATCTTGTGGTGGACACGGAACAATACAAGCCGGAGGAGATTCTTCCGCTCATCATGGAGGCCCTGGAGCATAAACGTTCATGCGAATAG
- a CDS encoding YifB family Mg chelatase-like AAA ATPase, whose translation MVYGFSPYGARGEVVRVEVDVRRGLPGMDIVGLPSNEVRESRERVRIALRNSGFIYPGDRILVSLSPAEIPKTGAGFDLPIALALLAETGQVTLPGDVLAAGEISLQGRCIAVRGTLSAVLAAGDRQIGSVVVPSAAVGGLEGLGRVAGDLFAVDSLQELLSEGLRRVDPPVTRREDQAPRMTMDDINGQPLLKRAAAIGAAGFHNLLFFGPPGSAKTMTARRIPSLLPPLSPLASVEVARIYSMRGLESERSFEDPPLRMPHHGASLEGLLGGGRSCLPGEASLAHRGVLVLDEATEFRPQVLQALREPVEGRSVTISRAGRIEVFPAAFQLVMTSNLCPCGQLGRNQGRCMCSLQEISRYWRRIGSALLDRVDLRVKTDYEGSSLNAPAQDELKLRVHAAIERQKLRFSRDRRHSVMGDPRNGLISPEGAGDAFPLSSPLRSLLQESMRRLELSDRAAASVRAVARTIADLEDRPSVTAGDLREALSFRASGADRLLGREPV comes from the coding sequence ATGGTGTACGGTTTTTCTCCCTACGGTGCCCGTGGGGAGGTTGTTCGTGTTGAGGTCGATGTTCGCCGGGGTCTGCCTGGCATGGATATTGTGGGGCTTCCCTCCAACGAGGTGAGAGAGTCCCGCGAGCGGGTGCGAATTGCCCTGCGCAACAGCGGATTCATCTATCCCGGAGATCGCATACTGGTGAGCCTTTCTCCGGCGGAAATCCCCAAAACAGGGGCGGGTTTTGATCTTCCTATTGCGCTGGCTCTTCTTGCCGAGACGGGACAGGTCACCCTGCCCGGAGACGTTCTCGCAGCAGGAGAAATATCTCTCCAAGGCAGGTGCATTGCCGTGCGGGGCACCCTCTCGGCGGTTCTTGCCGCCGGGGATCGTCAAATAGGGTCAGTGGTGGTTCCCTCGGCAGCGGTGGGTGGTCTTGAAGGACTCGGCCGCGTGGCAGGGGATCTCTTTGCAGTTGATTCTCTGCAGGAGCTCTTGTCGGAGGGGCTCCGCCGGGTCGATCCCCCGGTGACCCGGAGGGAAGATCAGGCGCCCCGGATGACCATGGACGATATCAACGGCCAGCCTCTATTGAAACGCGCGGCTGCCATTGGTGCGGCGGGTTTTCACAACCTGCTCTTTTTTGGCCCTCCGGGAAGCGCAAAGACCATGACCGCCAGGAGAATCCCCTCATTGTTGCCGCCCCTATCCCCGTTGGCATCGGTGGAGGTGGCGCGGATCTATTCCATGCGGGGTCTTGAGAGCGAACGGTCCTTTGAAGATCCTCCCTTGAGAATGCCGCACCACGGAGCCTCTCTGGAGGGGCTGCTGGGAGGCGGCCGATCCTGCCTTCCTGGTGAAGCAAGCCTGGCGCATCGGGGAGTCCTTGTCCTCGACGAAGCCACAGAGTTTCGGCCCCAGGTGCTCCAGGCGCTCCGTGAACCCGTGGAAGGTCGATCGGTTACCATAAGCCGTGCTGGCCGAATCGAGGTGTTTCCTGCAGCGTTTCAGCTTGTTATGACCAGCAATCTTTGTCCTTGCGGTCAGCTGGGACGCAATCAGGGGCGATGCATGTGCAGCCTTCAGGAAATATCCCGCTACTGGCGCCGTATCGGTTCTGCCCTGTTGGACCGGGTTGATCTGCGGGTGAAAACCGATTACGAGGGATCCTCCCTGAACGCTCCGGCACAGGACGAACTGAAACTGAGAGTTCACGCCGCGATTGAACGCCAGAAGCTGCGCTTTTCCCGGGATCGCCGACATTCTGTCATGGGAGATCCCAGAAACGGGCTGATTTCTCCCGAAGGGGCCGGCGACGCATTCCCTCTCTCCTCGCCACTTCGATCCCTCCTTCAGGAATCGATGCGGCGGCTGGAACTCTCCGATCGGGCTGCTGCATCGGTCCGTGCCGTGGCCCGGACCATTGCCGACCTGGAGGATCGCCCCTCGGTGACTGCCGGGGATCTCCGGGAGGCTCTTTCCTTCCGGGCCTCCGGCGCCGACCGGTTGCTTGGCAGGGAGCCGGTCTAG
- the uvrB gene encoding excinuclease ABC subunit UvrB, translated as MGKFKVEAPYGPAGDQAAAIEALARGVLQGDSFQTLQGVTGSGKTFSMAKIIEEVQLPTLVVSHNKTLAAQLYREFSEFFPENAVEYFVSYYDYYQPEAYVAARDLYIEKDSSINDEIDRLRLKATTDLLERPDVIVVSTVSCIYGLGSPRDYRDMRLRIDRGTTLDLQTIRRKLIELQYDRNDQILQRGKFRHRGDTLEIYPAYLEEAYRIELEWDEVVRIQRINPLSGGAVEEMETLFLYPAKHFVMPEQEMQGALGRIRQEMDDRFQELLNQGKIAEAQRLKTRTEYDLEMMEEMGYCPGVENYSRHLSGRDQGERPATLLDYFPQQFLTLIDESHVTVPQIRGMHAGDRSRKESLVAYGFRLPSALDNRPLIFSEFEALLDRCIFVSATPSREELDRSVRVVEQVIRPTGLLDPVISVRPTRGQIDDLYGEIRLRVEKNQRVLVTTLTKKMSEDLTDYLVNLGLKVRYLHSEIETIERVEILTDLRLGTFDVLVGINLLREGLDLPEVSLVAILDADKIGFLRSATALIQTIGRAARNVEGTVIMYADKHSPAMDQAIEETERRRAIQQAYNEEKGITPASIKKTVQTIIAREKEEKVRDEEKQLEILKGSYNILVPTQRKKLIKLLEKEMLEHAKNLEFEQAAVLRDEVEKLRTM; from the coding sequence ATGGGAAAGTTCAAGGTTGAAGCACCCTACGGTCCTGCGGGAGATCAGGCAGCGGCTATCGAGGCCCTCGCCCGGGGCGTGCTCCAGGGGGATTCCTTTCAGACACTTCAGGGAGTCACGGGGTCAGGAAAGACCTTCTCCATGGCAAAGATTATCGAAGAGGTTCAGTTGCCCACCCTGGTTGTTTCTCACAACAAGACCCTGGCAGCGCAACTCTACCGGGAGTTCAGCGAGTTCTTTCCCGAAAATGCCGTGGAGTATTTTGTCAGCTACTACGACTATTATCAGCCCGAAGCCTACGTGGCGGCTCGGGATCTCTACATCGAGAAGGATTCCTCCATCAACGATGAGATAGACCGGCTTCGCCTGAAAGCGACCACGGATCTTCTGGAACGGCCCGACGTGATCGTGGTCTCCACGGTGAGTTGCATCTACGGTCTGGGAAGCCCCCGGGACTACCGGGATATGCGCCTCCGCATCGATCGCGGGACAACCCTGGATCTGCAGACGATCCGACGCAAGCTGATCGAGCTTCAGTACGATCGGAACGATCAGATCCTGCAGCGGGGAAAGTTCCGCCATCGTGGCGATACTCTCGAGATATATCCGGCCTATCTGGAAGAAGCCTACCGGATCGAGCTGGAGTGGGACGAGGTGGTTCGTATCCAGCGGATCAATCCGCTTTCGGGTGGGGCCGTGGAGGAGATGGAGACCCTTTTTCTCTATCCGGCCAAACATTTTGTTATGCCCGAGCAGGAGATGCAGGGGGCTTTGGGAAGAATCCGCCAGGAGATGGATGATCGCTTTCAGGAGTTGCTCAATCAGGGGAAAATAGCCGAAGCCCAGCGCCTCAAGACCCGCACGGAGTACGATCTGGAGATGATGGAAGAGATGGGGTACTGCCCGGGAGTGGAAAACTATTCCCGCCATCTCAGTGGCCGTGACCAAGGGGAGCGGCCCGCTACGTTGCTCGATTATTTTCCCCAGCAGTTTCTCACGCTGATCGATGAATCGCATGTTACGGTTCCCCAGATTCGCGGTATGCATGCCGGAGACAGAAGCCGCAAGGAATCGCTGGTGGCCTACGGGTTTCGGCTCCCCTCGGCCCTGGACAATCGTCCCCTGATTTTTTCGGAGTTCGAGGCGCTTTTGGATCGGTGCATCTTTGTGAGCGCCACCCCCTCCCGGGAGGAGCTGGACCGCTCCGTCCGGGTTGTGGAGCAGGTGATTCGCCCTACGGGCCTGCTGGATCCGGTTATCTCGGTGCGCCCCACCCGGGGGCAGATCGATGATCTCTACGGCGAGATCCGTCTGCGGGTGGAGAAAAACCAGCGTGTGCTGGTGACAACCCTGACCAAGAAAATGTCGGAGGATCTCACGGATTATCTGGTGAACCTGGGGCTCAAGGTCCGATATCTTCATTCGGAGATCGAGACGATCGAGCGGGTGGAGATACTCACAGACCTGAGGCTGGGAACTTTCGATGTGCTGGTGGGAATAAATCTTCTCAGAGAGGGGCTCGATCTGCCCGAGGTGAGCCTGGTGGCGATTCTGGACGCCGACAAGATTGGCTTCCTGCGCTCCGCCACCGCTCTTATTCAGACGATCGGCCGGGCTGCCCGAAACGTGGAGGGAACGGTGATCATGTACGCCGATAAACACTCTCCTGCCATGGACCAGGCGATCGAGGAGACCGAACGGCGCCGGGCGATCCAGCAGGCCTATAATGAAGAAAAGGGTATAACTCCGGCGTCGATCAAAAAGACGGTTCAGACGATTATTGCGCGGGAGAAAGAGGAAAAGGTCAGGGATGAAGAGAAGCAGCTGGAGATCCTCAAGGGTAGTTATAATATCCTGGTTCCCACGCAGCGGAAGAAACTGATCAAGCTTCTGGAGAAAGAGATGCTGGAACACGCAAAAAATCTGGAGTTCGAACAGGCGGCAGTCCTTCGGGACGAGGTAGAAAAGTTGAGGACCATGTGA
- a CDS encoding response regulator produces MRILAVDDSVSMRQTLAMVLSGENHDVHVAADGVAALNMMDCAFDLVITDINMAGMDGLELVRRIRAGDVCPYVPIIILTTESGAEKKREGMRAGATAWITKPFSKDLLLGTMAKVVHREGL; encoded by the coding sequence GTGAGGATTCTCGCGGTAGATGATTCTGTCTCGATGCGTCAGACGCTGGCGATGGTACTCTCCGGCGAGAATCATGATGTTCATGTGGCCGCCGACGGGGTTGCTGCCTTGAACATGATGGATTGCGCCTTCGATCTGGTGATAACCGATATCAATATGGCTGGTATGGACGGATTGGAGCTGGTCCGCAGGATCCGGGCTGGCGATGTCTGCCCGTATGTTCCGATCATCATTCTTACCACCGAGAGCGGGGCAGAAAAGAAACGAGAGGGTATGCGTGCCGGTGCCACGGCCTGGATCACAAAGCCCTTCAGCAAAGATCTGCTTCTGGGAACTATGGCGAAAGTGGTCCATCGTGAAGGGCTATGA